Proteins from one Drosophila gunungcola strain Sukarami chromosome 3R, Dgunungcola_SK_2, whole genome shotgun sequence genomic window:
- the LOC128262788 gene encoding dihydroorotate dehydrogenase (quinone), mitochondrial has translation MDQDHLKNAKNATRRISRLRSLGIVTAGAAALLAGITAYKKQDQLVRTFVMPAVRLLPAETSHQLAVLACKYRVCPVSQYQDDQNLHTHFFGRILSNPIGIAAGFDKNAEAVVGLQDLGFGFIEVGTVTPVPQEGNPKPRVFRLADERAIINRYGFNSEGHQAVLQRLRLIRDKEDFNGVVGVNLGRNKSTMSPIADYVQGVRVFGPVSDYLVINVSSPNTQGLRDMQSKDKLRELLEQVNDTRSSLDKNKNVPIFLKLSPDLSLDDMKDIVWVIMRKKSRVDGLIVSNTTVSRDQIETSKLAEEAGGLSGPPLKSRSTEMIAQMYQLTDGKVPIIGVGGVTTGHDAYEKIEAGASYVQVYTALVYEGPALVDDIKAELSALITQLGHTNVADVVGTNYKFYLPKK, from the exons ATGGATCAGGATCACTTGAAGAATGCAAAGAACGCAACCCGCAGGATT AGTCGCCTGCGATCGCTGGGAATCGTTACGGCCGGAGCGGCGGCTTTGCTGGCGGGCATTACGGCGTACAAGAAGCAGGACCAGCTGGTCCGCACGTTCGTGATGCCTGCGGTGCGGCTTCTTCCGGCGGAAACCAGTCACCAGCTGGCCGTGCTGGCCTGCAAGTACCGCGTGTGTCCAGTGTCCCAGTACCAGGATGACCAGAACCTGCACACCCACTTCTTTGGCCGCATCCTGAGCAACCCTATTGGCATTGCCGCCGGATTCGATAAGAACGCAGAGGCGGTGGTTGGCTTGCAGGATCTGGGATTCGGTTTCATAGAAGTGGGCACTGTCACCCCCGTCCCCCAAGAGGGCAATCCCAAGCCGAGGGTCTTCCGGCTGGCCGACGAGCGGGCCATCATAAATCGGTACGGCTTCAACAGCGAGGGACACCAGGCGGTGCTCCAAAGACTCCGCCTGATCCGCGACAAGGAGGACTTCAATGGCGTGGTGGGCGTCAATCTGGGCCGCAACAAGAGCACCATGAGCCCCATCGCAGATTATGTGCAGGGTGTGCGTGTTTTTGGTCCTGTGTCGGATTATTTGGTCATCAATGTGAGCAGTCCGAACACCCAAGGTCTGCGGGATATGCAGAGCAAGGATAAGTTAAGGGAGCTGCTGGAACAGGTCAACGACACGCGTTCCTCACTGGACAAGAACAAGAATGTGCCCATCTTCCTGAAACTTTCGCCGGATCTGTCGCTGGACGACATGAAGGACATCGTTTGGGTGATCATGCGCAAGAAGAGCCGTGTGGATGGTCTGATTGTGTCCAACACGACTGTGTCGCGAGATCAGATTGAAACCAGCAAACTGGCCGAGGAAGCAGGCGGATTGAGTGGACCGCCCCTCAAATCCCGCTCCACGGAGATGATTGCCCAGATGTATCAGCTCACCGATGGCAAGGTGCCCATCATCGGCGTAGGTGGCGTAACCACCGGTCACGATGCCTACGAGAAGATCGAGGCCGGGGCCTCGTACGTCCAGGTCTACACAGCGTTGGTGTACGAGGGACCCGCTCTCGTGGACGACATCAAGGCAGAGCTGTCGGCCCTGATCACCCAGCTGGGTCACACCAATGTGGCGGATGTGGTGGGCACCAACTACAAATTCTATCTGCCCAAGAAATGA
- the LOC128262863 gene encoding protein SYS1 homolog, with product MKGGTFRNTQWDPTLLSSQIVSMQFCVYFTLGLLVYVANKLSGDNYSLDHLFEYHEIHIYDLGGRLVICAFVLNAFLASLALWCIVRRAKLCLDFSCTFHVLHLLICWWYNRSFPANASWWLLNVITGTIMCIGGEFLCLQTEMKEIPVGYAALNQKSDV from the exons ATGAAGGGCGGAACCTTTCGCAACACCCAGTGGGATCCCACGCTACTGTCCTCACAGATTGTATCCATGCAGTTCTGCGTGTACTTCACACTCGGCCTGCTCGTCTATGTGGCCAACAAGTTGTCCGGGGATAACTACAGTCTGGATCACTTGTTCGAGTATCAT GAGATTCACATCTACGATTTGGGCGGCAGACTGGTGATCTGCGCCTTCGTCTTGAATGCTTTCCTGGCCTCGCTGGCACTCTGGTGCATTGTGAGACGAGCCAAGCTCTGTCTGGACTTCAG CTGCACCTTCCACGTCCTCCATTTGCTCATCTGCTGGTGGTACAACCGTTCCTTTCCCGCCAACGCATCCTGGTGGCTGCTCAACGTCATCACCGGCACGATAATGTGCATAGGGGGCGAGTTCCTCTGCCTGCAGACGGAGATGAAGGAGATACCCGTGGGATATGCGGCCCTCAATCAAAAGTCGGACGTCTGA
- the LOC128263025 gene encoding uncharacterized protein LOC128263025, translated as MQKPQHGMCWMLLLFGSLIATFMLAFSYWMFVPRELQIWSIISRNYNNSGIKFSFPPSSVPEELKLRQGPPFVYQILH; from the coding sequence ATGCAGAAGCCACAACATGGAATGTGCTGGATGTTGCTCCTTTTTGGATCGCTGATCGCTACTTTTATGCTTGCTTTCAGCTACTGGATGTTTGTGCCCCGCGAATTGCAAATTTGGTCCATTATTTCGAGGAACTACAACAATTCGGGAATCAAGTTTTCCTTTCCGCCGTCTTCTGTGCCCGAGGAACTCAAGCTCAGGCAAGGACCCCCGTTCGTCTACCAGATATTACATTGA
- the LOC128258322 gene encoding ATP-dependent RNA helicase bel isoform X2, producing MSNAINQNGTGLEQQVAGLDLNGGSADYSGPITSKTSTNSVTGGVYVPPHLRGGGGNNNAADAESQGQGQGQGFDSRAGNPRQDSRDPQQPRGGEYRRGGGGGSRGFNRQSGDYGSFGSGGGGGGGRRGGGRYEDNYNGGEFDSRRGGDWNRSGGGGGGRGFGRGPSYRGGGGGSGNALNEQTGEDGQAQQPQQPRNDRWQEPERPAGFEGGEGGPSGGGGNRSFNNRGERGGGGGGGYNSRWKEGGGGNVDYTKLGARDERLEVELFGVGNTGINFDKYEDIPVEATGQNVPPNITSFDDVQLTEIIRNNVALARYDKPTPVQKHAIPIIINGRDLMACAQTGSGKTAAFLVPILNQMYEHGHSAPPQSNRQYSRRKQYPLGLVLAPTRELATQIFEEAKKFAYRSRMRPAVLYGGNNTTEQMRELDRGCHLIVATPGRLEDMITRGKVGLENIRFLVLDEADRMLDMGFEPQIRRIVEQLNMPPTGQRQTLMFSATFPKQIQELASDFLSNYIFLAVGRVGSTSENITQTILWVYEPDKRSYLLDLLSSIRDGPEYSKDSLTLIFVETKKGADSLEEFLYQCNHPVTSIHGDRTQKEREEALRCFRSGDCPILVATAVAARGLDIPHVKHVINFDLPSDVEEYVHRIGRTGRMGNLGVATSFFNEKNRNICSDLLELLIETKQEIPSFMEDMSTDRGHGGAKRTGRGGGGRYGGGFGSRDYRQSSGGGGGGGGRSGPPPRSSGSGSGGGGGSYRSNGNSYGGSSGGGGYFGGGAGGGSYGGSYGGSAAHSGNDPDWWGQ from the exons ATGAGTAATGCTATTAACCAAAATGGCACAGGTCTAGAGCAGCAA GTTGCTGGTCTGGACTTGAATGGCGGCTCTGCTGACTACAGCGGCCCCATAACAAGCAAGACTTCCACTAACTCGGTCACCGGTGGTGTGTATGTGCCCCCGCATCttcgtggtggtggtggcaatAACAACGCAGCGGACGCAGAGAGCCAGGGCCAAGGACAGGGCCAGGGCTTCGACTCGAGAGCCGGGAATCCGCGCCAGGACAGCAGGGACCCGCAGCAGCCGCGTGGAGGTGAATATCGCaggggcggcggcggcggaagTCGTGGCTTCAATCGCCAGAGCGGCGACTACGGCAGTTTCGgtagcggcggcggcggcggcggtggacGTCGTGGAGGAGGTCGCTACGAGGACAACTACAACG GTGGTGAATTCGACTCGCGTCGCGGCGGTGACTGGAATCgcagcggaggaggaggaggaggacgcgGCTTTGGACGTGGACCCTCGTACCGCGGAGGTGGCGGCGGAAGCGGAAACGCCCTTAACGAGCAGACTGGCGAGGATGGCCAGGcacagcagccgcagcagccaCGAAATGATCGCTGGCAGGAGCCGGAGCGTCCGGCCGGATTTGAAGGCGGCGAGGGCGGACCttccggcggcggcggcaacaGAAGCTTCAACAATCGCGGCGAGcgcggaggcggcggcggaggaggctACAACAGCCGCTGGAAGgagggcggcggcggcaacgTCGATTACACAAAGCTGGGCGCCCGAGACGAGCGCCTGGAGGTGGAGCTGTTCGGCGTGGGCAATACGGGTATCAATTTTGACAAATACGAGGATATACCCGTGGAGGCGACGGGCCAGAATGTGCCCCCGAACATCACATCGTTCGATGATGTGCAGCTGACGGAGATTATCCGCAACAACGTGGCCCTAGCACGTTATGACAAACCGACACCGGTGCAGAAGCACGCCATTCCGATCATCATCAACGGCCGGGATTTAATGGCCTGCGCCCAGACCGGATCTGGTAAGACGGCCGCCTTCTTGGTGCCGATTCTTAACCAAATGTACGAGCACGGGCACTCGGCTCCGCCGCAGAGCAACCGGCAGTACAGCCGACGCAAGCAGTATCCGCTGGGTCTGGTGCTGGCACCGACCCGCGAGCTGGCCACCCAGATCTTCGAGGAGGCCAAGAAGTTCGCCTACCGCTCCCGGATGCGTCCGGCCGTGCTGTACGGCGGTAACAATACCACCGAGCAGATGCGCGAGTTGGACCGCGGCTGTCACTTGATTGTGGCCACACCCGGTCGCCTGGAGGACATGATCACGCGCGGCAAGGTGGGACTGGAGAACATTCGTTTCCTGGTCCTGGACGAGGCAGATCGCATGTTGGACATGGGTTTCGAGCCACAGATCCGTCGCATCGTCGAGCAGCTGAACATGCCGCCAACCGGACAGCGTCAGACGCTCATGTTCTCGGCCACATTCCCCAAGCAAATTCAGGAGCTGGCCAGCGATTTCCTCAGCAACTACATCTTCTTGGCCGTTGGTCGCGTGGGCTCCACCTCCGAGAATATTACACAGACGATCCTGTGGGTCTACGAGCCCGACAAGCGCTCGTATCTGCTGGATCTCCTCTCGTCGATTCGCGATGGCCCCGAGTACAGCAAGGACAGCCTGACGCTCATCTTTGTGGAGACCAAGAAGGGTGCGGACTCGCTGGAGGAGTTCCTGTACCAGTGCAACCATCCCGTGACCAGCATCCACGGTGATCGCACCCAGAAGGAGCGCGAGGAGGCGCTGCGCTGCTTCCGGTCGGGCGACTGCCCCATCCTGGTGGCCACGGCTGTGGCCGCCCGAGGTCTGGACATTCCGCACGTGAAGCACGTCATCAACTTTGACCTGCCCTCGGATGTGGAGGAGTATGTCCATCGTATCGGACGTACCGGCCGCATGGGTAATCTCGGTGTGGCCACCTCATTCTTCAACGAGAAAAACCGCAACATTTGCTCGGATCTGCTGGAGTTGCTGATCGAGACGAAGCAGGAGATCCCCAGCTTTATGGAGGACATGAGCACGGATCGTGGTCATGGCGGAGCCAAGCGGACCGGACGAGGCGGTGGTGGACGTTATGGAGGCGGCTTCGGTTCCAGGGATTACCGTCAAAGTTCTGGCGGCGGTGGAGGCGGTGGCGGACGCAGTGGTCCCCCACCACGCAGCAGTGGCTCTGGATCCGGAGGAGGCGGTGGCAGTTACCGCAGCAACGGAAACTCGTACG GTGGCAGCTCGGGCGGTGGTGGATACTTTGGCGGCGGCGCCGGAGGGGGCTCCTATGGCGGCTCCTACGGTGGCAGTGCCGCGCACTCGGGCAACGACCCCGACTGGTGGGGTCAATGA
- the LOC128258322 gene encoding ATP-dependent RNA helicase bel isoform X1: MSNAINQNGTGLEQQVAGLDLNGGSADYSGPITSKTSTNSVTGGVYVPPHLRGGGGNNNAADAESQGQGQGQGFDSRAGNPRQDSRDPQQPRGGEYRRGGGGGSRGFNRQSGDYGSFGSGGGGGGGRRGGGRYEDNYNGGEFDSRRGGDWNRSGGGGGGRGFGRGPSYRGGGGGSGNALNEQTGEDGQAQQPQQPRNDRWQEPERPAGFEGGEGGPSGGGGNRSFNNRGERGGGGGGGYNSRWKEGGGGNVDYTKLGARDERLEVELFGVGNTGINFDKYEDIPVEATGQNVPPNITSFDDVQLTEIIRNNVALARYDKPTPVQKHAIPIIINGRDLMACAQTGSGKTAAFLVPILNQMYEHGHSAPPQSNRQYSRRKQYPLGLVLAPTRELATQIFEEAKKFAYRSRMRPAVLYGGNNTTEQMRELDRGCHLIVATPGRLEDMITRGKVGLENIRFLVLDEADRMLDMGFEPQIRRIVEQLNMPPTGQRQTLMFSATFPKQIQELASDFLSNYIFLAVGRVGSTSENITQTILWVYEPDKRSYLLDLLSSIRDGPEYSKDSLTLIFVETKKGADSLEEFLYQCNHPVTSIHGDRTQKEREEALRCFRSGDCPILVATAVAARGLDIPHVKHVINFDLPSDVEEYVHRIGRTGRMGNLGVATSFFNEKNRNICSDLLELLIETKQEIPSFMEDMSTDRGHGGAKRTGRGGGGRYGGGFGSRDYRQSSGGGGGGGGRSGPPPRSSGSGSGGGGGSYRSNGNSYGKFGGSSGGGGYFGGGAGGGSYGGSYGGSAAHSGNDPDWWGQ; the protein is encoded by the exons ATGAGTAATGCTATTAACCAAAATGGCACAGGTCTAGAGCAGCAA GTTGCTGGTCTGGACTTGAATGGCGGCTCTGCTGACTACAGCGGCCCCATAACAAGCAAGACTTCCACTAACTCGGTCACCGGTGGTGTGTATGTGCCCCCGCATCttcgtggtggtggtggcaatAACAACGCAGCGGACGCAGAGAGCCAGGGCCAAGGACAGGGCCAGGGCTTCGACTCGAGAGCCGGGAATCCGCGCCAGGACAGCAGGGACCCGCAGCAGCCGCGTGGAGGTGAATATCGCaggggcggcggcggcggaagTCGTGGCTTCAATCGCCAGAGCGGCGACTACGGCAGTTTCGgtagcggcggcggcggcggcggtggacGTCGTGGAGGAGGTCGCTACGAGGACAACTACAACG GTGGTGAATTCGACTCGCGTCGCGGCGGTGACTGGAATCgcagcggaggaggaggaggaggacgcgGCTTTGGACGTGGACCCTCGTACCGCGGAGGTGGCGGCGGAAGCGGAAACGCCCTTAACGAGCAGACTGGCGAGGATGGCCAGGcacagcagccgcagcagccaCGAAATGATCGCTGGCAGGAGCCGGAGCGTCCGGCCGGATTTGAAGGCGGCGAGGGCGGACCttccggcggcggcggcaacaGAAGCTTCAACAATCGCGGCGAGcgcggaggcggcggcggaggaggctACAACAGCCGCTGGAAGgagggcggcggcggcaacgTCGATTACACAAAGCTGGGCGCCCGAGACGAGCGCCTGGAGGTGGAGCTGTTCGGCGTGGGCAATACGGGTATCAATTTTGACAAATACGAGGATATACCCGTGGAGGCGACGGGCCAGAATGTGCCCCCGAACATCACATCGTTCGATGATGTGCAGCTGACGGAGATTATCCGCAACAACGTGGCCCTAGCACGTTATGACAAACCGACACCGGTGCAGAAGCACGCCATTCCGATCATCATCAACGGCCGGGATTTAATGGCCTGCGCCCAGACCGGATCTGGTAAGACGGCCGCCTTCTTGGTGCCGATTCTTAACCAAATGTACGAGCACGGGCACTCGGCTCCGCCGCAGAGCAACCGGCAGTACAGCCGACGCAAGCAGTATCCGCTGGGTCTGGTGCTGGCACCGACCCGCGAGCTGGCCACCCAGATCTTCGAGGAGGCCAAGAAGTTCGCCTACCGCTCCCGGATGCGTCCGGCCGTGCTGTACGGCGGTAACAATACCACCGAGCAGATGCGCGAGTTGGACCGCGGCTGTCACTTGATTGTGGCCACACCCGGTCGCCTGGAGGACATGATCACGCGCGGCAAGGTGGGACTGGAGAACATTCGTTTCCTGGTCCTGGACGAGGCAGATCGCATGTTGGACATGGGTTTCGAGCCACAGATCCGTCGCATCGTCGAGCAGCTGAACATGCCGCCAACCGGACAGCGTCAGACGCTCATGTTCTCGGCCACATTCCCCAAGCAAATTCAGGAGCTGGCCAGCGATTTCCTCAGCAACTACATCTTCTTGGCCGTTGGTCGCGTGGGCTCCACCTCCGAGAATATTACACAGACGATCCTGTGGGTCTACGAGCCCGACAAGCGCTCGTATCTGCTGGATCTCCTCTCGTCGATTCGCGATGGCCCCGAGTACAGCAAGGACAGCCTGACGCTCATCTTTGTGGAGACCAAGAAGGGTGCGGACTCGCTGGAGGAGTTCCTGTACCAGTGCAACCATCCCGTGACCAGCATCCACGGTGATCGCACCCAGAAGGAGCGCGAGGAGGCGCTGCGCTGCTTCCGGTCGGGCGACTGCCCCATCCTGGTGGCCACGGCTGTGGCCGCCCGAGGTCTGGACATTCCGCACGTGAAGCACGTCATCAACTTTGACCTGCCCTCGGATGTGGAGGAGTATGTCCATCGTATCGGACGTACCGGCCGCATGGGTAATCTCGGTGTGGCCACCTCATTCTTCAACGAGAAAAACCGCAACATTTGCTCGGATCTGCTGGAGTTGCTGATCGAGACGAAGCAGGAGATCCCCAGCTTTATGGAGGACATGAGCACGGATCGTGGTCATGGCGGAGCCAAGCGGACCGGACGAGGCGGTGGTGGACGTTATGGAGGCGGCTTCGGTTCCAGGGATTACCGTCAAAGTTCTGGCGGCGGTGGAGGCGGTGGCGGACGCAGTGGTCCCCCACCACGCAGCAGTGGCTCTGGATCCGGAGGAGGCGGTGGCAGTTACCGCAGCAACGGAAACTCGTACGGTAAGTTCG GTGGCAGCTCGGGCGGTGGTGGATACTTTGGCGGCGGCGCCGGAGGGGGCTCCTATGGCGGCTCCTACGGTGGCAGTGCCGCGCACTCGGGCAACGACCCCGACTGGTGGGGTCAATGA
- the LOC128258322 gene encoding ATP-dependent RNA helicase bel isoform X3, with protein MFQHTKNSNKKKNCADKWSGEFDSRRGGDWNRSGGGGGGRGFGRGPSYRGGGGGSGNALNEQTGEDGQAQQPQQPRNDRWQEPERPAGFEGGEGGPSGGGGNRSFNNRGERGGGGGGGYNSRWKEGGGGNVDYTKLGARDERLEVELFGVGNTGINFDKYEDIPVEATGQNVPPNITSFDDVQLTEIIRNNVALARYDKPTPVQKHAIPIIINGRDLMACAQTGSGKTAAFLVPILNQMYEHGHSAPPQSNRQYSRRKQYPLGLVLAPTRELATQIFEEAKKFAYRSRMRPAVLYGGNNTTEQMRELDRGCHLIVATPGRLEDMITRGKVGLENIRFLVLDEADRMLDMGFEPQIRRIVEQLNMPPTGQRQTLMFSATFPKQIQELASDFLSNYIFLAVGRVGSTSENITQTILWVYEPDKRSYLLDLLSSIRDGPEYSKDSLTLIFVETKKGADSLEEFLYQCNHPVTSIHGDRTQKEREEALRCFRSGDCPILVATAVAARGLDIPHVKHVINFDLPSDVEEYVHRIGRTGRMGNLGVATSFFNEKNRNICSDLLELLIETKQEIPSFMEDMSTDRGHGGAKRTGRGGGGRYGGGFGSRDYRQSSGGGGGGGGRSGPPPRSSGSGSGGGGGSYRSNGNSYGKFGGSSGGGGYFGGGAGGGSYGGSYGGSAAHSGNDPDWWGQ; from the exons atgtttcaACACACTaaaaactcaaacaaaaaaaaaaattgtgcagACAAATGGA GTGGTGAATTCGACTCGCGTCGCGGCGGTGACTGGAATCgcagcggaggaggaggaggaggacgcgGCTTTGGACGTGGACCCTCGTACCGCGGAGGTGGCGGCGGAAGCGGAAACGCCCTTAACGAGCAGACTGGCGAGGATGGCCAGGcacagcagccgcagcagccaCGAAATGATCGCTGGCAGGAGCCGGAGCGTCCGGCCGGATTTGAAGGCGGCGAGGGCGGACCttccggcggcggcggcaacaGAAGCTTCAACAATCGCGGCGAGcgcggaggcggcggcggaggaggctACAACAGCCGCTGGAAGgagggcggcggcggcaacgTCGATTACACAAAGCTGGGCGCCCGAGACGAGCGCCTGGAGGTGGAGCTGTTCGGCGTGGGCAATACGGGTATCAATTTTGACAAATACGAGGATATACCCGTGGAGGCGACGGGCCAGAATGTGCCCCCGAACATCACATCGTTCGATGATGTGCAGCTGACGGAGATTATCCGCAACAACGTGGCCCTAGCACGTTATGACAAACCGACACCGGTGCAGAAGCACGCCATTCCGATCATCATCAACGGCCGGGATTTAATGGCCTGCGCCCAGACCGGATCTGGTAAGACGGCCGCCTTCTTGGTGCCGATTCTTAACCAAATGTACGAGCACGGGCACTCGGCTCCGCCGCAGAGCAACCGGCAGTACAGCCGACGCAAGCAGTATCCGCTGGGTCTGGTGCTGGCACCGACCCGCGAGCTGGCCACCCAGATCTTCGAGGAGGCCAAGAAGTTCGCCTACCGCTCCCGGATGCGTCCGGCCGTGCTGTACGGCGGTAACAATACCACCGAGCAGATGCGCGAGTTGGACCGCGGCTGTCACTTGATTGTGGCCACACCCGGTCGCCTGGAGGACATGATCACGCGCGGCAAGGTGGGACTGGAGAACATTCGTTTCCTGGTCCTGGACGAGGCAGATCGCATGTTGGACATGGGTTTCGAGCCACAGATCCGTCGCATCGTCGAGCAGCTGAACATGCCGCCAACCGGACAGCGTCAGACGCTCATGTTCTCGGCCACATTCCCCAAGCAAATTCAGGAGCTGGCCAGCGATTTCCTCAGCAACTACATCTTCTTGGCCGTTGGTCGCGTGGGCTCCACCTCCGAGAATATTACACAGACGATCCTGTGGGTCTACGAGCCCGACAAGCGCTCGTATCTGCTGGATCTCCTCTCGTCGATTCGCGATGGCCCCGAGTACAGCAAGGACAGCCTGACGCTCATCTTTGTGGAGACCAAGAAGGGTGCGGACTCGCTGGAGGAGTTCCTGTACCAGTGCAACCATCCCGTGACCAGCATCCACGGTGATCGCACCCAGAAGGAGCGCGAGGAGGCGCTGCGCTGCTTCCGGTCGGGCGACTGCCCCATCCTGGTGGCCACGGCTGTGGCCGCCCGAGGTCTGGACATTCCGCACGTGAAGCACGTCATCAACTTTGACCTGCCCTCGGATGTGGAGGAGTATGTCCATCGTATCGGACGTACCGGCCGCATGGGTAATCTCGGTGTGGCCACCTCATTCTTCAACGAGAAAAACCGCAACATTTGCTCGGATCTGCTGGAGTTGCTGATCGAGACGAAGCAGGAGATCCCCAGCTTTATGGAGGACATGAGCACGGATCGTGGTCATGGCGGAGCCAAGCGGACCGGACGAGGCGGTGGTGGACGTTATGGAGGCGGCTTCGGTTCCAGGGATTACCGTCAAAGTTCTGGCGGCGGTGGAGGCGGTGGCGGACGCAGTGGTCCCCCACCACGCAGCAGTGGCTCTGGATCCGGAGGAGGCGGTGGCAGTTACCGCAGCAACGGAAACTCGTACGGTAAGTTCG GTGGCAGCTCGGGCGGTGGTGGATACTTTGGCGGCGGCGCCGGAGGGGGCTCCTATGGCGGCTCCTACGGTGGCAGTGCCGCGCACTCGGGCAACGACCCCGACTGGTGGGGTCAATGA